One Thalassotalea hakodatensis DNA segment encodes these proteins:
- a CDS encoding GGDEF domain-containing protein, with amino-acid sequence MLNNSDGDRMDWWEKFSERATIDDIDRYRKKSIFYFISFFGAAVILYFSAKSYQSYDVTLSVILLFGAVLISVNAVLAILLKKDDIHYYFAVACVLIMLLGVVYTGGYKNTALYWLYPMPLIFFVLLGVKIGGVINFLFYIALLILLHPSVSIPASYEPAETSRFFISFALMNFISFIADYFRHQSHSKLAKISHAKLRQAYTDSLTKLPNRRFLSSVLTDRFMKNSEYFPLSLVNIDIDHFKAINDTYGHQVGDDVLKSFAALCTENIRKDDVIVRTGGEEFLLFFVSTTKDQGAALAEKLRELIAGNSIHMGGQEFTVTASFGVAECHRFEALDHALKIADKRMYLAKQWGRNQVVSQEPE; translated from the coding sequence ATGCTAAATAACAGTGATGGCGACCGTATGGATTGGTGGGAGAAGTTCTCAGAGCGAGCAACAATAGATGATATAGATCGTTATCGTAAAAAATCGATTTTTTACTTTATTAGTTTCTTTGGTGCCGCAGTTATTTTGTATTTTTCTGCAAAAAGTTATCAATCTTACGATGTTACTTTATCTGTCATTCTGTTGTTTGGTGCAGTGCTTATCTCAGTAAATGCAGTGTTGGCTATTTTGCTGAAAAAGGATGATATTCATTACTATTTTGCCGTTGCTTGTGTGCTAATTATGTTATTAGGTGTGGTGTACACAGGAGGCTACAAAAATACCGCGCTGTATTGGCTTTATCCTATGCCGCTTATCTTTTTTGTCTTACTAGGGGTGAAAATAGGGGGCGTAATAAATTTTTTATTTTATATCGCTTTACTTATATTATTGCACCCGTCAGTTTCAATACCTGCGTCTTACGAACCTGCTGAAACTTCTCGTTTTTTTATTTCTTTTGCTTTGATGAATTTTATCAGCTTTATTGCGGATTATTTTCGTCACCAAAGCCATAGTAAGCTAGCTAAAATTAGTCATGCTAAATTAAGACAAGCCTATACCGACAGTTTGACAAAGTTGCCTAATAGACGATTTTTGTCTTCTGTGTTGACCGATCGTTTTATGAAAAATAGTGAGTATTTCCCTTTGTCTTTAGTGAATATAGACATCGATCATTTTAAAGCAATTAATGATACGTATGGTCATCAGGTTGGCGATGACGTGTTAAAAAGCTTTGCTGCTTTATGCACTGAAAATATTAGAAAAGATGATGTGATTGTTCGTACTGGTGGCGAAGAATTTTTGCTTTTTTTTGTGAGTACCACAAAAGATCAAGGCGCTGCATTAGCGGAGAAATTAAGAGAACTTATCGCCGGAAATTCAATACATATGGGTGGACAAGAATTTACGGTGACAGCAAGCTTTGGCGTAGCAGAGTGCCATCGATTTGAAGCACTAGATCATGCATTGAAAATTGCAGATAAACGTATGTATTTGGCTAAGCAGTGGGGGCGAAATCAAGTTGTTTCACAAGAGCCCGAGTAA
- the ettA gene encoding energy-dependent translational throttle protein EttA, giving the protein MAQPLPDKFIMSMHRVSKVVPPKRTILKDISLSFFPGAKIGVLGLNGAGKSTLLRIMAGVDTEFEGEATALAGTNIGYLPQEPALDEAKTVREIVEESVAEVKNAIARLDQVYAEYAEPDADFDALAKEQGELENIINAQDGHNIDNVLERAADALRLPDWDQKIKVLSGGERRRVALCRLLLSKPDMLLLDEPTNHLDAESVAWLERFLHDYAGTVVAITHDRYFLDNVAGWILELDRGHGIPWEGNYSSWLEQKDARLEQEKRTENALQKTIKHELEWVRSNPKGRQAKSKARMARFEELNNQEHQKRNETNELYIPPGPRLGDKVLDVNNLTKSFGDRVLIDNLSFSIPKGAIVGIIGANGAGKSTLFKMLSETEQPDSGTVELGDTVKLASVDQFRDDMNPKATVYEEISEGHDTLTVGNYEIPSRAYCSRFNFKGNDQQKFVGDLSGGERNRVHLAKLVKTGGNLLLLDEPTNDLDVETLRALEEALLEFPGCAMVISHDRWFLDRIATHIIDYRDEGQVNFYEGNYTDYEEWLKKTLGKEAAEPHRIKYKRISK; this is encoded by the coding sequence ATGGCACAACCATTACCCGACAAATTTATTATGTCGATGCACCGCGTAAGCAAAGTGGTGCCACCTAAACGTACAATTTTAAAAGATATTTCGCTTTCTTTCTTTCCTGGAGCAAAAATTGGCGTACTTGGCTTAAATGGCGCTGGTAAATCTACTTTACTACGCATTATGGCTGGTGTTGATACTGAGTTTGAAGGTGAAGCAACGGCTTTAGCAGGTACTAACATTGGTTATTTGCCGCAAGAACCCGCGTTAGACGAAGCAAAAACTGTTCGAGAGATTGTTGAGGAATCTGTTGCTGAAGTAAAAAACGCGATTGCCCGTCTTGACCAAGTATATGCTGAATACGCCGAACCAGATGCCGATTTTGACGCATTAGCCAAAGAACAAGGTGAATTAGAAAACATCATTAATGCACAAGATGGTCATAACATTGATAACGTTTTAGAACGTGCAGCAGATGCGCTTCGTTTACCCGATTGGGATCAAAAAATCAAGGTTCTTTCTGGTGGTGAGCGTCGTCGTGTTGCACTTTGTCGCTTATTACTTTCTAAGCCAGATATGTTATTACTTGATGAACCCACTAACCATTTAGATGCTGAATCGGTCGCATGGTTGGAGCGCTTCTTACATGATTATGCCGGCACTGTGGTTGCCATTACCCATGACCGTTATTTCTTAGATAATGTGGCCGGTTGGATCTTAGAACTTGATCGTGGTCATGGTATTCCATGGGAAGGTAATTACTCTTCGTGGCTTGAACAAAAAGACGCTCGTTTAGAGCAAGAAAAACGAACAGAAAATGCTTTACAAAAAACCATTAAACATGAGCTTGAGTGGGTGCGTTCAAACCCTAAAGGCCGTCAAGCAAAAAGTAAAGCCCGGATGGCACGTTTTGAAGAGCTAAATAATCAAGAACATCAAAAACGCAATGAAACTAACGAACTATATATTCCACCAGGGCCTCGATTAGGTGATAAAGTATTAGACGTTAATAACTTAACTAAATCGTTTGGTGACCGCGTACTTATTGATAATTTAAGCTTTAGTATTCCAAAAGGAGCTATTGTTGGTATTATCGGAGCTAACGGTGCTGGTAAGTCAACGCTTTTCAAAATGTTATCAGAAACTGAGCAACCAGATTCTGGTACGGTTGAATTAGGTGATACAGTAAAACTAGCTAGTGTTGATCAATTTCGTGATGACATGAACCCTAAAGCTACCGTGTACGAAGAAATATCAGAAGGTCATGATACTCTTACTGTTGGCAATTATGAAATCCCTAGCCGTGCTTATTGTTCACGCTTTAACTTTAAAGGTAACGATCAGCAAAAATTTGTTGGTGATTTATCAGGTGGTGAACGAAACCGCGTACACTTAGCTAAACTAGTGAAAACTGGTGGTAATTTATTATTACTTGATGAGCCTACCAACGACCTTGATGTTGAAACATTACGAGCACTTGAAGAAGCATTGCTTGAGTTTCCAGGTTGTGCAATGGTTATTTCTCATGACCGCTGGTTCCTTGATCGTATCGCAACGCATATTATCGACTACCGTGATGAAGGTCAGGTGAACTTTTATGAAGGTAACTATACAGATTACGAAGAATGGTTGAAGAAAACCTTAGGAAAAGAAGCTGCTGAGCCACATCGTATTAAGTACAAACGAATCAGTAAGTAA
- a CDS encoding PilZ domain-containing protein, with translation MYQFIHFTCSMENRRQFTRILFSIDAQLEVDEKTYAVNIHDISLNGALVSAPKTQDDILNKLGVLHFNLNETPVSMHVAIVHVESEEVGLRCNAIDIDSVTHLRRLVELNLGDDSQLHKELSQLTRTFID, from the coding sequence ATGTATCAGTTCATTCATTTTACTTGCTCAATGGAAAACAGACGTCAATTTACACGCATATTGTTCTCGATAGATGCTCAACTTGAAGTAGACGAAAAAACATACGCCGTTAACATTCATGATATCTCGTTAAACGGTGCCTTAGTCAGCGCACCAAAAACACAAGATGATATTTTGAATAAATTAGGTGTACTCCATTTTAACCTGAATGAAACCCCTGTGAGCATGCATGTTGCTATTGTTCACGTTGAGTCAGAGGAAGTCGGTTTGCGTTGTAATGCTATTGATATTGATAGTGTTACTCACCTTCGACGTTTAGTCGAACTCAACTTAGGAGATGATAGCCAACTACATAAAGAACTTTCACAATTAACTCGTACATTTATCGATTAA
- a CDS encoding glycine cleavage system protein R → MMNQLILSFICPDRPGLVDTLSDVVKQHDGNWQTSSLHHLSGFFSGVVEIAVTEAQTTALIDKIHSIPNIKCIIEQTHLHSASQASIVLELTANDRSGIVQDIASVVHQQGGNLLKLVSAHEAAAHTGVALFKAKVSIDVAPHKVDELITALESTADDLMVDVSR, encoded by the coding sequence ATGATGAATCAACTTATTCTTTCCTTTATTTGCCCTGATCGCCCAGGATTAGTCGACACTTTATCTGACGTAGTAAAGCAACATGATGGCAACTGGCAAACGAGTAGCTTACATCACTTATCAGGCTTCTTTTCAGGTGTTGTTGAAATTGCAGTAACAGAAGCACAGACCACCGCACTTATAGATAAAATTCATAGCATTCCAAATATAAAATGTATTATCGAACAAACACACCTACACTCTGCATCGCAAGCAAGTATTGTCTTAGAGTTAACGGCTAATGATCGCTCGGGTATCGTGCAAGATATAGCCTCTGTTGTTCATCAACAAGGTGGAAATTTATTAAAATTAGTGAGTGCACATGAAGCCGCGGCCCACACTGGTGTAGCTTTATTTAAAGCAAAAGTAAGCATTGATGTTGCCCCTCATAAGGTTGATGAACTTATTACCGCATTAGAAAGTACCGCTGATGATTTAATGGTGGATGTTTCTCGCTAA
- the ppk1 gene encoding polyphosphate kinase 1: MIDKELFFDKELSWLSFNERVLQEAGDEQVPLIERIRFLAIYSANLDEFFRVRVAKLRRKLLLERATNEGDKDSAQYLYLKQLLSEINHSVSQLTEKFRLYAQHAFAQLKEHNIELLFNEENSTAFNIHLTPEEKRFITTFYHNHIVRFITPIFINSNTQLVSCLDDDGIYFLVALKQTDDVQYALIEIPRSEVDRFIILPKENHKNLQRVVMLDDVVHFFLDDVFDGIINYTSIEAYSLKLTRDAEYDLNDELDQSLLDKMSKGLKQRLTAEPVRLGYDKNMPDYMLKYLRKALKIKDINDLIPGVRYRHYKDFIAFPNLGGPELENQELPALDATGLVHKNLSFDAIRAQDILVYYPYYKFRHFTEFVRKASYDPLVKTIKINIYRVAKKSEIIHSLMEAVKNGKQVTVVVELRARFDEQTNITWAHRMKDAGINVEFGIDTLKIHSKLCLITRIENDKIVRYAHIGTGNFHEKNARIYTDFSLFTHHKEITQEVDNVFSFIAHSYKRFRFNHLIVSPLTSRRRIYQLIDNEIEHAKHNKKATITLKVNNLVDIGLINKLYNASNAGVIIKIIVRGMCSLIPGKKGMSKNIHVISIVDRFLEHPRIMLFHNNGVKSLYISSADWMERNIDQRVEVACPIYDPVLKKRIIEILDIQLKDNQKARLINEHQDNTYVPQGNKQPIRSQILIYNYLAEQESNERIALQNTDK; the protein is encoded by the coding sequence ATGATTGATAAAGAGTTATTTTTCGACAAAGAACTAAGTTGGCTATCGTTTAACGAGCGTGTTTTACAAGAAGCAGGCGATGAACAAGTGCCCTTAATTGAGCGTATACGGTTTTTAGCCATTTACTCGGCTAATCTTGACGAGTTTTTCCGAGTTCGTGTAGCAAAATTAAGACGAAAACTTTTATTAGAGCGCGCAACAAATGAAGGTGATAAAGATTCCGCTCAATACCTGTATTTAAAACAGTTATTAAGTGAAATAAATCATTCTGTCAGTCAATTAACAGAAAAGTTTCGCCTTTATGCGCAACATGCATTTGCGCAATTAAAAGAACATAATATCGAGTTACTGTTCAACGAAGAAAACTCAACCGCCTTTAATATTCATTTAACTCCTGAAGAAAAACGTTTTATCACGACGTTTTATCATAATCATATAGTGCGCTTTATTACGCCTATCTTTATTAATTCAAACACTCAGTTAGTAAGTTGTCTTGACGATGACGGGATATATTTTCTTGTTGCTCTCAAGCAAACTGACGATGTGCAATATGCTTTAATCGAAATTCCTCGTTCAGAAGTTGATCGCTTCATTATTTTACCCAAAGAAAATCACAAAAATTTACAGCGTGTTGTGATGCTTGATGATGTCGTACATTTTTTTTTAGATGATGTATTTGATGGGATCATCAACTACACATCAATCGAAGCATATTCACTTAAGCTTACCCGTGATGCCGAATATGATTTAAATGATGAACTTGACCAAAGCTTACTTGATAAAATGTCAAAAGGGTTAAAACAACGGTTAACCGCTGAACCTGTTCGCTTAGGCTACGACAAGAATATGCCTGATTACATGCTAAAATACCTGAGAAAGGCGTTAAAAATAAAAGACATTAACGATTTAATTCCAGGCGTTAGGTATCGTCATTATAAAGATTTTATTGCCTTTCCTAACCTTGGTGGCCCAGAATTAGAAAATCAAGAGCTACCTGCATTAGATGCCACAGGTTTAGTACATAAAAATTTATCTTTTGATGCTATTCGTGCTCAAGATATCTTAGTGTATTACCCTTATTACAAATTCAGACATTTCACCGAATTTGTCAGAAAAGCATCTTATGATCCACTGGTGAAAACCATTAAAATTAACATTTACCGAGTAGCAAAAAAGTCTGAAATTATTCACTCATTAATGGAGGCAGTAAAAAACGGAAAACAAGTGACGGTAGTTGTAGAGTTAAGAGCAAGGTTTGATGAACAAACTAATATTACCTGGGCTCACAGAATGAAAGACGCCGGCATTAATGTAGAGTTTGGCATTGATACGCTTAAAATTCATTCAAAACTATGCCTTATTACGCGTATTGAAAATGATAAAATAGTACGGTATGCACATATCGGTACAGGTAATTTTCATGAAAAAAATGCGCGCATTTACACTGACTTTTCCTTATTTACTCACCATAAGGAAATCACACAAGAAGTTGATAACGTATTTTCATTTATCGCCCACAGCTATAAGCGTTTTCGTTTCAATCATTTAATTGTTTCCCCTTTAACGTCACGACGTCGTATTTATCAACTAATTGATAATGAAATTGAACACGCAAAACATAATAAAAAAGCAACTATCACTTTAAAGGTTAATAACTTAGTAGATATTGGTTTGATTAATAAACTCTATAATGCCAGCAATGCTGGCGTAATTATTAAGATTATTGTGCGTGGAATGTGCTCATTAATCCCTGGTAAAAAAGGCATGAGTAAGAATATTCATGTTATATCCATTGTCGATAGGTTTTTAGAACACCCTCGCATCATGTTATTTCATAATAACGGTGTTAAAAGCCTTTATATCAGTTCTGCTGATTGGATGGAACGTAATATCGATCAACGGGTAGAAGTTGCTTGTCCGATATATGACCCTGTTCTGAAAAAACGTATCATTGAAATTCTCGACATTCAGTTAAAAGATAATCAGAAAGCGAGACTGATTAACGAACATCAAGACAACACTTACGTACCGCAAGGCAACAAACAGCCGATTAGATCACAGATTCTTATCTATAATTACTTAGCAGAACAGGAAAGTAATGAACGAATAGCATTGCAGAACACTGATAAATAA
- a CDS encoding Ppx/GppA phosphatase family protein translates to MTHNVHTQHEQYLAALDIGSNSFHFVLARHVNQQIQILHAEKYRVQLAQGLDNTFTLSSKAIARGINALEKLATSSQHITPDNFRAVATYTLRQATNAEQFLTAAKRIFPFTIEIISGHEEARLIYQGVAHHRQTNEQQLVIDIGGGSTECIIGQAYQIKTLDSLQLGCVSYQQAFFSDHVISQQAFERAIRSASHQVDSIIKRFANTGWQHAIGTSGTIKAIAKIINAEQEISREITLEDVENLKATLLTFQHFDEIDLPTLKETRRNVLCSGVAILLAIMRCFDIKTLGYCQYALREGVLFEQLENLKHNNVRQRTVESFISRFNIDFHQAENVKSQAVDIYQQVAESWQLTAPIYLELLTFAAQLHELGVDINASSYQKHGKYIIEQADMAGFNQEQQYALAWLVGNQRKKISPYNVTTEYTLTHQTLHKLCVILRFSVLLNQQRYTQADLNLKVNGINNRFEVYLDKQWLIDRPIISTELFYEQQILEAINVTLIVQSNKY, encoded by the coding sequence ATGACTCACAATGTGCACACACAACACGAACAATACTTAGCGGCATTAGACATAGGCTCTAATAGTTTTCACTTTGTCTTAGCTCGACATGTAAACCAACAGATTCAAATTTTGCATGCTGAAAAGTACCGAGTACAACTCGCTCAAGGGCTTGATAATACTTTCACGTTATCTAGCAAAGCTATTGCTAGAGGCATAAACGCTTTAGAGAAACTAGCCACCAGTTCACAACATATCACTCCAGATAACTTTCGAGCGGTTGCCACCTATACCTTGCGGCAAGCAACCAATGCAGAACAGTTCTTAACCGCTGCAAAGCGCATTTTCCCATTTACCATTGAAATTATTTCAGGCCATGAAGAAGCACGGTTAATTTATCAGGGTGTAGCACATCACAGACAAACTAACGAACAGCAATTAGTGATTGATATTGGTGGTGGTAGTACAGAGTGTATAATCGGTCAAGCGTACCAGATAAAAACACTAGACAGTTTACAACTCGGTTGCGTGAGTTACCAACAAGCTTTTTTTTCCGATCATGTTATTTCACAACAGGCATTTGAGCGAGCAATAAGAAGCGCCTCTCATCAAGTTGATAGTATCATAAAACGCTTCGCGAATACGGGTTGGCAACACGCTATTGGTACATCAGGCACCATAAAAGCCATCGCTAAAATCATTAATGCTGAACAAGAGATTTCCCGTGAAATCACACTGGAAGATGTTGAAAACCTTAAGGCGACTTTACTCACCTTTCAGCACTTTGACGAAATAGACCTACCTACACTAAAAGAAACTCGACGCAATGTGCTCTGCTCCGGTGTAGCTATTTTACTCGCAATCATGCGTTGCTTTGACATAAAAACATTAGGCTATTGCCAATATGCCCTTCGCGAAGGTGTATTATTCGAACAACTAGAAAATTTAAAGCATAACAATGTTAGACAGCGCACTGTTGAAAGCTTTATTTCACGTTTTAATATTGATTTTCATCAGGCAGAAAACGTTAAGTCACAAGCTGTTGATATTTATCAACAGGTGGCCGAATCATGGCAATTAACCGCACCGATTTATTTAGAGTTACTCACTTTTGCAGCACAACTTCATGAATTAGGGGTAGACATTAACGCTTCAAGTTATCAGAAACACGGTAAGTATATTATCGAACAAGCGGATATGGCCGGCTTCAATCAAGAGCAACAATACGCATTAGCTTGGTTAGTGGGTAACCAACGAAAAAAAATTTCACCTTATAACGTTACAACCGAATACACTTTAACACATCAAACGCTTCATAAACTGTGTGTTATTTTACGCTTTAGCGTGTTACTTAACCAACAACGCTATACTCAAGCAGACCTTAACCTTAAGGTCAACGGAATCAATAATCGGTTTGAGGTATATTTAGATAAGCAATGGTTAATAGATCGTCCAATTATTAGCACTGAACTATTTTATGAACAACAAATTTTAGAGGCGATTAATGTTACGTTAATTGTCCAATCAAATAAATATTGA
- a CDS encoding PstS family phosphate ABC transporter substrate-binding protein → MNFKRAFSAISLASVMSFSALAIDKDLPEYKKVSGISGNLSSVGSDTLANMMTFWAEEFKRTYPNVNIQIQAAGSSTAPPALTEGTSNLGPMSRKMKSREIEAFEKRYSYKPVAVRVAIDALAVFVHKDNPIKGLRIDQVDAVFSNNRKCGAQENADRWGDLGLTGEWSGKDIQLYGRNSVSGTYGYFKKKALCKGDFKNSVNEQPGSASVVQSVSASLNGIGYSGIGYKTSGVRALPLAKKGNNFVEATMENAINKKYPLSRFLYVYVNKHPNKPLSPMDAEFLKMILSKSGQKIVEKDGYIPLPASVVEKEFKKLGLM, encoded by the coding sequence ATGAATTTTAAACGAGCGTTTAGTGCGATTAGTCTAGCAAGTGTTATGAGCTTTTCTGCATTAGCAATTGACAAAGACCTACCAGAGTACAAAAAAGTTAGTGGTATTTCAGGTAACTTATCTTCTGTAGGTTCAGACACATTAGCGAACATGATGACTTTTTGGGCGGAAGAATTTAAGCGTACTTACCCAAATGTAAATATACAAATTCAAGCGGCTGGTTCGTCAACTGCGCCACCGGCATTAACTGAAGGTACCTCAAATTTAGGCCCAATGAGTCGTAAAATGAAGTCTCGTGAAATTGAAGCCTTTGAAAAGCGATATAGTTATAAACCTGTAGCGGTGAGAGTGGCTATTGATGCTTTAGCAGTGTTTGTGCATAAAGACAATCCGATAAAAGGTTTACGCATTGATCAAGTTGATGCTGTGTTTTCCAATAACCGTAAATGTGGTGCGCAAGAAAACGCTGATCGCTGGGGTGATTTAGGTTTAACAGGTGAATGGTCTGGTAAAGATATTCAGCTTTATGGTCGTAACTCAGTATCAGGTACATACGGATACTTTAAGAAAAAAGCATTATGTAAAGGTGATTTTAAGAACAGTGTAAATGAACAGCCTGGATCTGCATCTGTTGTTCAATCGGTTTCTGCTTCATTAAATGGTATTGGCTATTCAGGTATCGGTTATAAAACATCTGGTGTTCGTGCGTTGCCATTAGCGAAAAAAGGGAATAACTTTGTTGAAGCAACAATGGAAAATGCCATTAACAAAAAATACCCACTTTCTCGCTTTTTATATGTTTATGTTAACAAACATCCTAATAAGCCTTTATCGCCAATGGATGCAGAATTTTTGAAAATGATATTATCAAAATCAGGACAAAAAATTGTGGAAAAAGATGGTTACATTCCATTGCCAGCATCGGTTGTTGAAAAAGAATTTAAAAAGCTTGGCTTAATGTAA
- the phoR gene encoding phosphate regulon sensor histidine kinase PhoR encodes MYSSFSAKAIFARLFFALALSFFIGYLFGYAFILVAFLAIALLTWQYHHLFKLMRWLWVSKSLSPPISQGLWGQVYDGLYRVIRKHRTKQKRLNEKIRQFRDGAEALPDAALVLSADLTILWGNKKAQRILGVRWPGDVGQRIDNLIRFPEFSRYLDEENFDVPCHIPSPANAELMIELRLMAYGTDQVLFLARDISKIHRLEEMRRDFVANVSHELKTPLTVMRGYVEMVQVTDNALDPYWQKVFTTMETQVSRMDRLVEQLLILSRVEVSTEEEEKYFVDMPKLIFALIEDAKWLNQEKAHKITSDIDTNLAIEGIDNEIKSACSNLISNAIAYTPTGGEIHITWAKDGHKAKFAVKDNGPGIRPEHVNRITERFFRVDKSRSRNTGGSGLGLAIVKHVLNHHHAELAINSQWGKGSEFIIYFEPKAIRKIP; translated from the coding sequence ATGTATTCTAGTTTTTCAGCTAAAGCAATTTTCGCTCGCCTTTTCTTTGCTTTAGCTTTGAGTTTTTTCATTGGCTACCTTTTTGGTTACGCCTTTATACTTGTCGCGTTTTTAGCTATTGCATTGTTAACGTGGCAATATCATCACTTATTTAAACTTATGCGCTGGCTTTGGGTTAGTAAAAGTTTATCTCCACCTATTTCTCAAGGGCTTTGGGGGCAAGTGTACGATGGTTTATACCGTGTTATTCGCAAACACAGAACTAAGCAAAAGCGCCTAAATGAAAAAATCCGACAGTTTAGGGATGGCGCAGAAGCATTACCTGACGCAGCATTGGTACTGTCAGCTGACTTAACTATTTTATGGGGCAATAAAAAAGCGCAACGTATTTTAGGTGTTCGCTGGCCAGGAGATGTTGGGCAGCGCATTGATAACCTCATACGCTTTCCAGAATTTTCTCGCTACCTTGATGAAGAAAACTTCGACGTACCGTGTCATATCCCATCTCCGGCGAATGCCGAACTCATGATTGAATTACGTCTGATGGCTTATGGTACAGATCAGGTACTTTTTTTGGCTAGAGATATTAGTAAAATTCATCGCTTAGAAGAAATGCGTCGTGATTTTGTTGCTAATGTCTCCCACGAATTAAAAACCCCATTAACCGTCATGCGCGGTTATGTTGAAATGGTACAAGTTACAGATAACGCATTAGATCCATACTGGCAGAAAGTATTTACCACGATGGAAACGCAAGTATCTCGAATGGATAGGTTAGTAGAGCAATTATTGATTCTGTCTCGCGTTGAGGTAAGTACCGAAGAAGAAGAGAAGTATTTTGTTGATATGCCAAAACTAATTTTTGCATTGATCGAAGATGCTAAATGGTTAAATCAAGAAAAAGCGCACAAAATCACCAGTGATATTGATACTAACTTAGCAATTGAAGGTATCGATAATGAAATTAAAAGTGCTTGCTCTAATTTAATTTCTAATGCCATCGCATATACGCCAACTGGTGGTGAAATTCATATTACCTGGGCTAAAGACGGTCATAAAGCTAAATTCGCTGTCAAAGATAATGGCCCTGGTATTCGACCTGAACACGTTAATCGAATTACCGAACGCTTTTTCCGTGTTGATAAATCTCGTTCGAGAAATACTGGTGGTTCAGGGCTAGGTTTAGCAATTGTTAAGCATGTACTTAACCATCACCATGCAGAGTTGGCGATAAATAGCCAATGGGGTAAGGGCAGTGAATTTATCATATATTTCGAACCAAAAGCTATTCGGAAAATACCTTGA
- the phoB gene encoding phosphate regulon transcriptional regulator PhoB, with product MNRQILVVEDEAPIREMITFVLEQNGFNAIEAEDFDQAKEKVVEPYPDLILLDWMLPGGSGVKLAKMLKQNEYTRSIPIIMLTARADEEDKVRGFDVGVDDYVTKPFSPKELIARIKAVIRRVAPTALEEAIEFHGMKLDPVAHRVSINDSNIDLGPTEFRLLHFFMTHPERVYSREQLLDNVWGTNVYVEDRTVDVHIRRLRKAITGAGHEDFIQTVRGSGYRFSGKIKASV from the coding sequence ATGAACAGACAAATTTTGGTCGTCGAAGACGAAGCACCAATCAGGGAAATGATCACTTTCGTGTTAGAACAAAATGGTTTTAATGCTATTGAAGCTGAAGATTTTGACCAAGCAAAAGAAAAAGTGGTAGAGCCATACCCGGATTTAATTTTATTAGATTGGATGTTACCTGGCGGCTCAGGCGTTAAATTAGCAAAAATGTTGAAACAGAATGAATATACGCGTTCAATTCCCATTATTATGTTAACGGCACGCGCCGACGAGGAAGACAAAGTCAGAGGGTTTGATGTTGGCGTGGATGATTACGTAACAAAACCTTTTTCACCCAAAGAGTTGATTGCTCGCATTAAGGCTGTGATACGCCGAGTGGCGCCAACGGCACTTGAAGAAGCCATTGAATTTCATGGCATGAAGCTTGACCCCGTTGCTCATCGAGTATCGATAAATGACAGTAATATTGATTTAGGCCCTACAGAGTTTAGGTTGTTACACTTTTTCATGACTCATCCAGAGCGTGTATATAGTCGTGAACAATTATTGGATAATGTATGGGGTACAAATGTTTATGTTGAAGATCGCACTGTTGATGTTCATATTAGACGTTTACGAAAAGCAATTACTGGTGCGGGTCATGAAGATTTTATTCAAACAGTACGCGGCTCAGGTTATCGGTTCTCAGGTAAAATTAAAGCGAGTGTTTAA